The SAR324 cluster bacterium genomic interval GGGGATGTTCCAGGCTTGATCAGGACGTTTGCGTAGCTGGTCATAGGACTGTTCAGCCTGATGGGTAACATCGGTGAGGTGAGTGAGTCCGTAAGTTCGGGCATTGCCTTTGAGCGTGTGCATGTTGCGGAACAGCGTGTCAAGGGTTTCACTGTTTTGATTGTGCTGACCGGCAAGACTGGTTTTATTTTCCCGGATAAACTGATCGCCAGACTCCAGAAACGCCTGAAACTGACTGGATGACAAGGCCAGAATCTCACCGATCATTTCCAGTTCAGTACGTTGTTCAAGGGCTTGTGCCTGAAGGTACTTCAATTCTGTCACATCACGCACACACAGCAGAATCTTCTCGATTTCTTCATTCTCATTACAGATGGGCGACCAGGTGAAATCCAGATGCCTGGTTTTGCCGTGGATTTCTTTTTGAGCCTGTTGAATGAACAAATGCCGGTTGCATATAAAATTGGCCACATCTTCCTGAATGCAGGAGCCAATAGCCGTATCCAGTTGATTGAGCTGGTCAGGTCCCAGGTTGGTATCCGTGAAAACCAGCTCCAGCACATCCCGGTTGGCGATATTTTCCGTATCAAAAATACGTTCCACAAACGCGGAATATTCCGGATGAATTTTATTCGCTTCCCCGATGGCCATGATACCTTCCTGCAGATTGGCCAGCATACTCTGGATATCAACGGTTTTCTGGCGCAACTGTGCGGTGCGCTCCGCCACCATGTCTTCCAGACTCTCATTGATTTTTTGCAACAGTCCCACCAGGCGCTTGTTTTCCACAAAGGTATCAGCGAATTGATTGCTGGCAACCCACATGATGCTGCAATTCAACAACAGAATTCCAGCGAATGAAAGCGATATGGAGCGAATGAGTCCCAAGCCCAGTAAAATATCGTTGATAACCACAATAATCGCGATCAGTGTTCCGCCCAGCAATACCATCACAGGCTTTTTGTCCATAACACATCGGATCACGGTGAACAACATGACCACACAGAGCACCGCCAGACTGAGCAGGTAGACGGTTCGCAATGTCTGAAACAGATCCAGTGACTGATGGAAGACCGCCATTCCCAGAAACGTCAGGCCCATGAGACCAAACCAGATGCCCCAGAACCAGTTCCATTTTGTGTAAAACCGATGAAAAAACTGCACAAACAGATAATTGGGATAGATGGTGATGATGCCAACGTAGGAAAACATCAACAGGGATTCAGGCGTGAAAAAATGTAGCAAAACATCCGCGGGGGCAATCGCAAACGGAATCACCATCACCCCAGTCATTCCGGCTACCAGATAAATGAGAGCCCGGGTTTTGGAATAAACCAGCAGAAAAAATAATCCGAAGAACAGCATGACAACGCCGGAATACTGGCGCAGATCTCCGCTCCAGAAATGACGCAGGGCAATGCTCCAATCCGCGTCATCGTATTCTCTCAGATCAAAGGGAACCTGATACACGCCTGTCATCATCATGGTGTCAACCCGAAAAGTCAGGACATGGGACGGTTGGGTGATTTTGAACAAAACCGGAATCGGCTGGATGGCATAAAATTGTTCAGCCATTTTTTTACCAGTTCGTTCAAAAATTATA includes:
- a CDS encoding Hpt domain-containing protein, giving the protein MNYIKTWLCLCCLVLAGLTAWASDPDKMLECDSCQFKISNLKEPFPLTGNWLFTRDDLPQNKEPEIDVSSWKIAKTPGPWKKIYGDHQNFRVGWYRANLEFEPSLIGTIVLFQLECYMSRVQVFLDGNIIFERTGKKMAEQFYAIQPIPVLFKITQPSHVLTFRVDTMMMTGVYQVPFDLREYDDADWSIALRHFWSGDLRQYSGVVMLFFGLFFLLVYSKTRALIYLVAGMTGVMVIPFAIAPADVLLHFFTPESLLMFSYVGIITIYPNYLFVQFFHRFYTKWNWFWGIWFGLMGLTFLGMAVFHQSLDLFQTLRTVYLLSLAVLCVVMLFTVIRCVMDKKPVMVLLGGTLIAIIVVINDILLGLGLIRSISLSFAGILLLNCSIMWVASNQFADTFVENKRLVGLLQKINESLEDMVAERTAQLRQKTVDIQSMLANLQEGIMAIGEANKIHPEYSAFVERIFDTENIANRDVLELVFTDTNLGPDQLNQLDTAIGSCIQEDVANFICNRHLFIQQAQKEIHGKTRHLDFTWSPICNENEEIEKILLCVRDVTELKYLQAQALEQRTELEMIGEILALSSSQFQAFLESGDQFIRENKTSLAGQHNQNSETLDTLFRNMHTLKGNARTYGLTHLTDVTHQAEQSYDQLRKRPDQAWNIPRLLEELTSVEQQLNAYRQIYQEKLEGFVGEKKDGILLDQSLLSIIHQIQQTLTETASPVAQALQNVLKAIHTHSLKDILSELLKGLTKLAHELGKRPPLIELEDQGIRWSKKAAPWIKDIFVHLFRNAMDHGIEQPQIRTSKGKQERGTIRCHIAYADQNTVELLISDDGQGLHLDRLRAKAIEQGIATDPASISDTEAAELIFISGVSTTDKVSEISGRGVGMDAVRKFVQKQGGDVRLILATEGDNTGRPFHLRITLPADLTVKVT